Proteins encoded in a region of the Pelobates fuscus isolate aPelFus1 chromosome 11, aPelFus1.pri, whole genome shotgun sequence genome:
- the AKR7A2 gene encoding aflatoxin B1 aldehyde reductase member 2 has product MLTVTRAAPDLLPVLRALMSRAPPTAPPPPGARPPRSVLGTMEFGRRMDARAAGDSVREFTQRGHDELDSAFMYGDGETERVLGSLSLGQRVKIATKANPMEGKSLRPESVRHQLETSLQRLQTSSVNLFYLHLPDHQTPVEETLAACQELYKEGKFKELGLSNYASWEVMEIHSICKYRNWVLPTVYQGMYNATTRQVETELLPCLRQLGIRFYAYNPLAGGLLTGKYKYEDKDNEQTPSRFFGNSWAEVYRGRYWKKHHFQAIDVVQQALVEAYGANCPSMTSAALRWIYHHSQLQGSRGDAVILGMSSTEQLLQNLACAEEGPLLPAVVTAFNEAWNLLAHNCPNYFR; this is encoded by the exons ATGCTGACAGTGACCCGTGCGGCCCCTGACTTGCTGCCTGTGCTCCGCGCGCTCATGTCTCGAGCCCCGCCCACCGCCCCTCCCCCGCCGGGAGCCCGCCCCCCCCGCTCGGTGCTGGGGACCATGGAGTTCGGGCGGCGGATGGACGCGCGGGCCGCGGGGGACTCGGTGAGGGAGTTCACACAGCGCGGCCATGACGAGCTGGACTCCGCCTTCATGTACGGCGACGGCGAGACCGAGCGGGTCCTGGGGAGCCTGAGCCTGGGGCAGCGAG TGAAGATAGCCACTAAGGCAAACCCTATGGAAGGAAAGAGCCTGAGACCAGAAAGTGTTCGACATCAGCTCGAGACGTCACTCCAGCGGCTGCAGACTTCAAGCGTCAATCTCTTCTACCTACACTTGCCGGATCACCAGACACCAGTAGAGGAAACACTAGCTGCTTGCCAAGAGCTGTACAAAGAG GGAAAGTTTAAGGAGCTCGGTCTGTCCAACTATGCATCATGGGAAGTGATGGAAATCCATTCTATATGTAAATACAGGAATTGGGTGCTCCCCACTGTGTACCAG GGAATGTACAATGCGACAACGAGGCAAGTGGAGACTGAGCTACTGCCGTGCCTGCGACAGCTGGGAATAAGGTTCTATGCCTACAACCCCCTTGCTG GGGGACTCCTCACAGGAAAATACAAATATGAGGACAAAGATAATGAACAGACACCTTCAAGATTTTTTGGAAACAGCTGGGCTGAAGTATATCGGGGAAG GTACTGGAAGAAGCATCATTTTCAGGCCATTGACGTGGTCCAGCAAGCACTGGTGGAGGCATATGGGGCGAACTGTCCAAGCATGACATCGGCTGCACTTCGTTGGATTTACCATCACTCTCAGCTACAG GGAAGCCGTGGAGATGCGGTAATCTTGGGAATGTCCAGCACAGAGCAGCTGCTCCAGAACCTGGCTTGCGCAGAGGAAGGTCCGCTGCTCCCAGCCGTGGTCACCGCGTTCAATGAGGCCTGGAACCTGCTTGCTCACAACTGTCCAAACTATTTCCGCTAG
- the MRTO4 gene encoding mRNA turnover protein 4 homolog, with amino-acid sequence MPKSKRDKKVSLTKTAKKGLQAKQSLIEELRKCVDTYQYLFVLSVENMRNNKLKDVRNAWKHSRLFFGKNKVMMVALGKGPCDEYKDNLHKLSKCLKGEVGVLFTNRTAQEVKEWFDQFKETDFSRAGNKATHDVVLDVGPLEQFPHSMEPQLRQLGLPTALKKGVITLLSDYEVCKEGDVLTPEQARILKLFGHQMAEFKVTLKAKWIAETGEFQRFVEEKDDQSGDEMEEEEEEEEEKKD; translated from the exons ATGCCGAAATCCAAGCGGGACAAGAAGG TTTCATTAACCAAAACAGCCAAAAAAGGTCTGCAGGCGAAACAATCCCTGATAGAAGAG CTGCGGAAATGCGTGGATACGTACCAGTATCTCTTTGTGTTGTCCGTTGAAAACATGAGAAATAACAAACTGAAAGATGTGCGTAACGCCTGGAAACACAGCAG ATTATTCTTTGGAAAGAACAAGGTGATGATGGTTGCCCTGGGGAAAGGACCATGTGATGAGTACAAAGATAATTTGCACAAG CTCAGCAAGTGTCTGAAAGGAGAGGTCGGGGTCTTGTTCACCAATCGAACGGCGCAGGAAGTGAAAGA ATGGTTTGACCAGTTTAAAGAGACAGATTTCTCCCGCGCTGGTAATAAAGCCACACACGATGTGGTTCTCGATGTCGGACCTTTAGAACAGTTCCCACATTCTATGGAACCGCAGTTACGGCAACTAGGACTTCCCACGGCCCTGAAGAAAG GAGTGATCACGCTGCTGTCTGATTACGAAGTGTGCAAAGAAGGAGATGTACTAACACCTGAACAAGCTCGGATTCTG AAACTGTTTGGCCATCAAATGGCAGAGTTTAAAGTTACCCTAAAAGCCAAGTGGATTGCAGAAACAGGAGAGTTCCAACGTTTTGTTGAAGAAAAGGATGATCAGAGCGGGGACGAGatggaggaagaagaagaagaggaggaagaGAAAAAAGATTAA